A genomic segment from Cyanobium sp. NIES-981 encodes:
- a CDS encoding shikimate kinase, whose protein sequence is MAAPAPNQDLARRLQGLNLYLVGMMGTGKSAVGAPLAAALGYHFVDADTVLEQAAGCGIAEIFAQDGEARFRELETAVLGQISGWHSLVVATGGGVVTRPRNWGHLHQGVVVWLDAPPELLLHRLRHDPTPRPLLADPDPAARLEELLQVRRPLYSQADLRILQNGAPPEAVAAEVIAALPAILRQRPAAPEQPVLLCDAGGHLTTSLNLHPEDPAAPRTTG, encoded by the coding sequence ATGGCTGCTCCAGCACCGAACCAGGACCTGGCCAGGCGGCTGCAGGGGCTCAACCTCTACCTCGTGGGGATGATGGGCACCGGCAAGAGCGCCGTGGGCGCTCCCCTGGCCGCCGCCCTGGGCTACCACTTCGTGGATGCCGACACCGTGCTGGAGCAGGCGGCCGGCTGCGGCATCGCCGAGATCTTCGCCCAGGACGGCGAGGCCCGCTTCCGCGAGCTGGAGACGGCCGTGCTGGGGCAGATCAGCGGCTGGCACTCGCTGGTGGTGGCCACCGGCGGGGGCGTGGTCACCCGTCCCCGCAACTGGGGCCACCTGCACCAGGGGGTGGTGGTGTGGCTGGATGCGCCGCCCGAGCTGCTGCTGCACCGGCTGCGCCACGACCCCACCCCGCGCCCGCTGCTGGCCGACCCGGATCCGGCGGCCCGCCTGGAGGAGCTGCTGCAGGTCAGGCGCCCCCTCTACAGCCAGGCCGACCTGCGCATCCTCCAGAACGGAGCCCCCCCCGAGGCCGTGGCCGCCGAGGTGATCGCCGCCCTCCCCGCGATCCTGCGGCAGCGCCCGGCCGCCCCTGAGCAGCCCGTGCTGCTGTGCGATGCCGGGGGCCACCTCACCACCTCGCTCAACCTCCACCCGGAGGATCCAGCCGCACCGCGAACCACTGGATGA
- a CDS encoding 6-carboxytetrahydropterin synthase, with protein sequence MTASARPRLAREAASASGSPRPSAAAAHGKGRPCLITRRATFSASHRYWLPELSPEENVARFGPCSHAPGHGHNYELIVAMAGPLDGHGMVLNLSEVKHAIRSAVTAQLDFRYLNEVWPEFDLSRPEGCLPTTEALGRAIWGRLAPLLPLAGIRLYEQADLWVDLIAPPAPAPAPAPEASAPLPAAPLPMEAFLSIRTHFAAAHRLARPELSQAENDAIYGKCARPHGHGHNYLLDVTVRGAIDPRTGMVCDLAELQRLVEDLVVEPFDHTFLNKDVEHFAHCVPTAENIALHIADLLAAPIAATGARLHKVRLQESPNNAAEVFAETPQLEMVPAALEALVAG encoded by the coding sequence ATGACGGCAAGCGCCCGCCCCAGGCTGGCCCGGGAGGCGGCGAGCGCTTCCGGCAGCCCGCGTCCTTCCGCCGCCGCGGCCCACGGCAAGGGGCGTCCCTGCCTGATCACCCGCCGCGCCACCTTCAGCGCCAGCCACCGTTACTGGCTGCCGGAGCTCTCCCCCGAGGAGAACGTCGCCCGCTTCGGCCCCTGCAGCCATGCCCCCGGCCACGGCCACAACTACGAGCTGATCGTGGCCATGGCCGGGCCGCTCGACGGCCACGGCATGGTGCTCAATCTCTCGGAGGTGAAGCACGCCATCCGCTCGGCGGTCACCGCCCAGCTCGACTTCCGCTACCTCAACGAGGTGTGGCCCGAGTTCGATCTCTCCCGTCCGGAGGGATGCCTGCCCACCACCGAGGCCCTTGGCCGGGCCATCTGGGGGCGTCTGGCACCGCTGCTGCCCCTGGCCGGCATCCGCCTCTACGAGCAGGCCGACCTCTGGGTGGATCTGATCGCCCCGCCAGCCCCTGCCCCTGCCCCTGCCCCTGAGGCCTCCGCCCCGCTCCCTGCCGCCCCGCTCCCCATGGAAGCCTTCCTGTCGATCCGCACCCACTTCGCCGCGGCCCACCGCCTGGCCCGTCCCGAGCTCAGCCAGGCCGAGAACGACGCCATCTACGGCAAGTGTGCCCGTCCCCACGGCCACGGCCACAACTACCTGCTGGACGTCACCGTGCGCGGTGCCATCGACCCCCGCACCGGCATGGTGTGTGATCTGGCCGAACTCCAGCGCCTGGTGGAGGATCTGGTGGTGGAACCCTTCGACCACACCTTCCTCAACAAGGATGTGGAGCACTTCGCCCACTGCGTGCCCACCGCCGAGAACATCGCCCTCCACATCGCCGATCTGCTGGCCGCACCGATCGCCGCCACCGGAGCCCGTCTGCACAAGGTGCGTCTCCAGGAGAGCCCCAACAACGCCGCCGAGGTGTTTGCCGAAACGCCCCAGCTGGAGATGGTGCCGGCGGCTCTGGAAGCCCTGGTGGCCGGCTGA